A window of Solanum stenotomum isolate F172 chromosome 3, ASM1918654v1, whole genome shotgun sequence contains these coding sequences:
- the LOC125859298 gene encoding AP2-like ethylene-responsive transcription factor At1g16060 encodes MAKTSKSNTTATSSSSSNKCDSKAKRSNKIDSNAIGKVKRTRKSVPRDSPPRRSSIYRGVTRHRWTGRYEAHLWDKNCWNETQNKKGRQVYLGAYDDEEAAAHAYDLAALKYWGQDTVLNFPVATYENELKEMEGQSKEEYIGSLRRKSSGFSRGVSKYRGVARHHHNGRWEARIGRVFGNKYLYLGTYATQEEAATAYDMAAIEYRGLNAVTNFDLSRYIKWLRPSDQTNDNTINNPEPNPNPIDIHLMPTNLTQQQSSGCDVTVAALPHPGGGAATSSAALELLMQSTKFKEMLERTSEVIECPETPPEPDRPRRSFPDDIQTYFDCQESSSFIEEHDIIFGDLDSLTLPMFQCELIN; translated from the exons ATGGCGAaaacatcaaaatcaaatactactgcaacttcatcttcttctagCAACAAATGTGATAGTAAAGCGAAACGTAGCAACAAAATTGATAGCAATGCTATTGGTAAAGTGAAACGAACGCGAAAGAGCGTTCCTAGAGACTCTCCTCCTCGACGTAGCTCAATTTACAGAGGAGTTACTCg GCACCGATGGACCGGCCGATACGAAGCTCATCTATGGGATAAAAATTGCTGGAATGAAACACAGAACAAAAAAGGAAGACAag TTTATTTGG gagcctatgatgatgaagaagcaGCTGCACATGCATATGACTTAGCGGCGTTAAAGTATTGGGGTCAAGACACCGTCCTTAATTTCCCT GTAGCTACGTATGAAAATGAGCTAAAGGAAATGGAAGGTCAATCAAAAGAAGAGTATATTGGTTCTTTGAGAAG AAAAAGTAGTGGGTTTTCAAGGGGAGTATCAAAATATAGAGGCGTAGCAAG ACACCACCACAATGGAAGATGGGAGGCTCGAATTGGAAGGGTATTTGGCAATAAATATCTCTACCTTGGAACATATG CTACTCAAGAGGAAGCAGCAACAGCATATGATATGGCAGCTATTGAATACCGTGGACTAAACGCCGTTACAAATTTTGACCTTAGCCGTTACATTAAATGGCTACGTCCCTCTGACCAAACAAATGATAATACCATTAATAACCCTGAACCAAACCCTAACCCTATTGACATTCATCTCATGCCAACAAATTTAACCCAACAACAAAGCTCAGGCTGCGATGTAACTGTCGCGGCTCTGCCACATCCAGGTGGCGGAGCCGCGACTTCATCAGCAGCACTAGAACTTTTGATGCAGTCTACAAAGTTCAAGGAAATGCTCGAAAGAACATCGGAGGTAATTGAATGCCCGGAAACTCCACCGGAGCCAGACCGACCACGGAGGAGCTTCCCTGATGATATACAAACCTATTTTGATTGCCAAGAATCAAGTAGCTTCATTGAGGAGcatgatattatttttggtgACTTGGATTCTTTAACATTGCCAATGTTTCAGTGTGagcttattaattaa
- the LOC125859291 gene encoding aspartyl protease family protein At5g10770-like produces MSIIDLCCVCSSIESFKTMSLCQYSIVFALLFVGTFGYGDNELFLPLKTLQKMHHKHNEPSCSSQKSRSENGAIILEMKHKDYCFRSRGDLNKRLQKRLLADDIRVRSIQSNIKKISSKQVEALSQTTTTQIPINSGVTMQTLNYIVTVTLGGRNMTVIVDTGSDLTWVQCQPCRLCYNQPEPLFNPSISPSFQTVACNSSACLSLESATGNSGLCGTNSQTCGYLVSYGDGSYTKGDLGQDHLVLGRTSVDNFVFGCGRNNRGLFGLASGLMGLGRSDLSLISQTSGVFGGVFSYCLPSTEAESSGSLIFGGDPSVFKNSTPISYTKMVPNPQLFSFYFLNLTGMTIGGVAVQDSSFGKSGFLIDSGTVITRLPPSIYKAVKAEFLKQFSGYPSVPGYSILDTCFDLSTYEEVNIPTIKVHFEGDAQMEVDVAGVFYFVKNDASQVCLALASLQYEGEIGIIGNFQQRNTRVIYDTKESQVGFAKETCSFM; encoded by the exons ATGTCTATTATAGACctttgttgtgtatgttcatcTATAGAGAGCTTTAAAACAATGTCACTTTGTCAATATTCCATTGTATTTGCTCTTCTTTTTGTAGGAACATTTGGATATGGAGATAATGAACTATTTCTCCCACTCAAAACACTTCAGAAGATGCATCACAAACATAATGAGCCAAGTTGTTCATCTCAAAAATCAA GGAGTGAAAATGGAGCAATTATACTGGAAATGAAGCATAAAGATTACTGCTTTAGGTCAAGAGGTGACTTGAACAAAAGGCTGCAGAAGAGATTGCTAGCTGATGATATTCGAGTTCGTTCGATACAATCTAATATCAAGAAAATCAGTTCTAAGCAAGTTGAGGCTTTATCACAGACTACTACTACTCAAATTCCTATCAATTCAGGTGTTACAATGCAGACTCTAAATTACATTGTTACTGTGACATTAGGAGGTCGAAATATGACAGTGATTGTGGATACAGGAAGTGATCTTACTTGGGTTCAATGCCAACCTTGTAGATTGTGTTATAATCAACCAGAACCACTTTTCAACCCCTCTATTTCCCCATCTTTTCAAACAGTTGCATGCAATTCATCAGCCTGTCTGTCTCTTGAATCTGCAACCGGGAATTCAGGATTGTGTGGGACTAATTCACAAACTTGTGGTTACCTTGTAAGTTATGGAGATGGATCGTATACGAAAGGTGATCTTGGACAGGATCATTTGGTTCTTGGAAGAACATCAGTTGACAATTTTGTTTTCGGGTGTGGGAGGAATAATAGAGGCTTGTTTGGTTTAGCTTCAGGTCTTATGGGACTTGGAAGGAGTGATCTTTCTTTAATATCTCAAACTTCTGGTGTATTTGGAGGTGTTTTCTCCTATTGTTTGCCTTCAACTGAGGCAGAGTCCTCTGGTTCTCTTATATTTGGGGGTGATCCTTCAGTTTTCAAGAACTCTACACCAATCTCTTACACTAAAATGGTTCCAAATCCACAGCTTTTTAGCTTCTATTTCCTCAATCTAACTGGAATGACTATTGGTGGGGTTGCTGTTCAAGATTCAAGTTTTGGGAAAAGTGGATTTCTCATTGATTCGGGCACGGTTATCACAAGGCTCCCTCCTTCCATTTACAAAGCTGTCAAGGCTGAGTTCTTGAAACAATTTTCAGGTTACCCTTCAGTACCAGGTTATTCAATTCTTGACACTTGCTTTGATCTCTCTACATATGAAGAAGTGAACATTCCCACCATAAAAGTACATTTCGAGGGCGATGCTCAGATGGAAGTTGATGTTGCTGGGGTTTTCTATTTTGTGAAGAATGATGCATCTCAGGTCTGTTTAGCACTGGCAAGCCTGCAATATGAAGGTGAGATTGGAATTATTGGAAATTTTCAGCAGAGAAACACAAGAGTCATATATGATACAAAAGAGTCACAAGTTGGATTTGCAAAAGAAACCTGCAGTTTCATGTAG
- the LOC125859289 gene encoding uncharacterized protein LOC125859289, which yields MVQLMRTTMEESPELQWHKGKNAAVKLEFEDALDEAYGPLNKRSKLSSSSLQQLIVGADGFPVAPSQYNPLDEPSPLGLRLRKSPSLLDLIQMKLSQGNNAKVGNQGKKEQKGNSGTVEKLKASNFPATVLRIGSWEYKSRYEGDLVAKCYFAKHKLVWEVLDGGLKNKIEIQWSDIMGLKANYPDDGPGTLDVVLSRQPLFFRETNPQPRKHTLWQATSDFTGGQASMQKRHYLQIPQGLLGKHFEKLIQCDPRLNFLSQQPEITLDSPHFESRISVFEDPNVSESEFNLNNERSPPFLNLHGAASPSGAHCSSSNGEQDFFVSRRLENIRPETPSPSSVMDTREIQDVSRDMEQLKGLGNLDQIRVPGLHPSMSMKDLVSHFEQRFSEQGTSEVICLSSDERQSLEILEEISRCLFSDTQNMLASDEKSLMTRVNSLCCLLQKDPATAHKSENYDDVAVGGKRTDELISFFPGDPSTSEDKSNDPAPSMSRKDSIGDLLLNLPRIASLPHFLFNIYEDSDHPAR from the exons ATGGTTCAATTGATGAGAACAACCATGGAAGAGTCGCCGGAGTTGCAGTGGCATAAAGGGAAGAACGCGGCGGTGAAGCTCGAATTTGAAGATGCTTTAGATGAAGCATACGGTCCACTCAACAAGCGATCtaaactttcttcttcttctctacaA CAATTGATTGTAGGAGCTGATGGTTTTCCAGTAGCGCCTTCGCAGTATAACCCGCTTGATGAGCCCAGTCCGTTGGGTTTGAGGCTAAGGAAGAGCCCATCACTGTTGGATTTGATCCAGATGAAGCTTTCTCAGGGGAACAACGCCAAGGTGGGAAATCAAGGGAAGAAGGAGCAGAAGGGGAACTCTGGAACAGTTGAAAAACTCAAGGCTTCGAACTTTCCTGCCACAGTTCTGAGAATTGGGAGCTGGGAG TACAAGTCAAGATATGAAGGGGATCTAGTGGCAAAATGTTACTTTGCGAAGCATAAACTTGTTTGGGAAGTCCTTGACGGTGGTCTCAAGAATAAGATCGAAATCCAGTGGTCAGATATTATGGGTTTGAAGGCAAATTACCCTGATGATGGACCTGGAACTTTAGATGTAGTG CTTTCAAGACAACCTCTTTTCTTCAGGGAGACAAATCCACAACCTAGGAAGCACACTCTTTGGCAAGCAACATCTGATTTTACTGGAGGACAAGCTAGCATGCAAAA gCGACATTACTTACAGATTCCACAAGGCTTGTTAGGAAAGCATTTTGAAAAGCTTATTCAGTGTGATCCCcgtcttaatttcctaagtcaACAACCAGAGATTACACTAGATTCTCCACATTTTGAATCCAGAATATCTGTATTTGAAGACCCAAATGTGTCTGAGTCGGAGTTTAATCTGAATAATGAGAGAAGTCCCCCCTTTCTCAACTTGCATGGTGCCGCTTCACCTTCAGGAGCTCATTGTTCTTCTTCAAACGGAGAGCAAGACTTTTTTGTTAGTAGACGATTGGAAAACATTCGTCCAGAAACACCTTCACCAAGCTCAg TGATGGATACAAGGGAAATTCAAGATGTCAGTAGAGATATGGAGCAATTGAAAGGCCTCGGCAACCTAGATCAGATCCGAGTGCCTGGTCTTCATCCTTCCATGTCAATGAAAGATTTAGTGAGCCACTTTGAACAACGTTTCTCTGAGCAGGGAACGTCCGAAGTTATATGCCTGTCCAGTGATGAACGCCAAAGCTTGGAGATTCTGGAAGAGATCTCGAGGTGCTTGTTTAGTGATACTCAAAATATGCTAGCATCAGATGAGAAATCCCTCATGACAAGGGTCAATTCTCTGTGCTGCCTTCTTCAGAAGGATCCCGCAACAGCTCATAAGAGTGAGAATTATGATGATGTTGCAGTTGGAGGTAAGAGAACTGATGAACTGATCAGTTTCTTTCCCGGAGATCCTTCTACATCAGAGGATAAATCAAATGATCCAGCTCCATCAATGTCAAGAAAAGACTCGATAGGGGATCTGCTGCTGAATCTGCCTAGAATCGCATCGTTGCCTCACTTTCTCTTCAATATCTATGAAGATTCCGACCACCCAGCTAGATAG
- the LOC125859301 gene encoding protein HEADING DATE REPRESSOR 1 isoform X2, with protein MEVRQQQKMEGILEGFSPVSSTPVLWKSRKRSAGVKNLEIPQKQEESPADETPQKQEESPADEKMQESQPSTELSERRKALFEPLEPVTNANGRRPSAETLLPPPDFDAACYPKGWLAGKRRKLVNVDVVESMRRIALQEMNRKFKFNRNTNHMTMLQDREIDGLNEQLEADAQCLEHLQIQLLEERSKRADVERQNAMLQSQINVLMDMYQDNDDIDDDGTDDS; from the exons ATGGAGGTAAGGCAGCAGCAGAAGATGGAAGGAATTCTTGAGGGATTTTCACCTGTTTCTTCAACTCCTGTTTTATGGAAGTCTAGGAAAAGATCTG CCGGTGTGAAGAACTTGGAAATACCTCAAAAGCAAGAAGAGTCTCCAGCTGATGAAACACCTCAAAAGCAAGAAGAATCTCCAGCTGATGAAAAGATGCAGGAATCCCAGCCTTCTACTGAACTCTCAGAGCGTAGAAAGGCACTATTTGAACCATTGGAACCGGTTACAAATGCAAATGGCCGTAGGCCGTCAGCTGAAACTTTGCTACCCCCACCAGACTTTGATGCTGCATGTTACCCCAAAGGTTGGTTGGCTGGAAAGAGACGGAAGCTTGTAAATGTGGATGTTGTTGAAAGTATGCGAAGAATCGCTCTACAGGAAATGAATAGAAAG TTTAAATTCAACAGAAACACTAATCATATGACAATGCTGCAGGATCGTGAAATAGATGGTCTGAACGAACAGTTGGAAGCGGATGCTCAATGCCTGGAGCATCTGCAAATACAGCTGCTAGAAGAAAGAAGCAAGCGTGCCGATGTAGAGAGGCAAAATGCTATGTTGCAAAGCCAGATAAATGTGCTTATGGACATGTATCAGGATAACGATGACATTGATGATGACGGTACAGATGATTCTTAA
- the LOC125859301 gene encoding protein HEADING DATE REPRESSOR 1 isoform X4, with product MEVRQQQKMEGILEGFSPVSSTPVLWKSRKRSAGVKNLEIPQKQEESPADETPQKQEESPADEKMQESQPSTELSERRKALFEPLEPVTNANGRRPSAETLLPPPDFDAACYPKGWLAGKRRKLVNVDVVESMRRIALQEMNRKDREIDGLNEQLEADAQCLEHLQIQLLEERSKRADVERQNAMLQSQINVLMDMYQDNDDIDDDGTDDS from the exons ATGGAGGTAAGGCAGCAGCAGAAGATGGAAGGAATTCTTGAGGGATTTTCACCTGTTTCTTCAACTCCTGTTTTATGGAAGTCTAGGAAAAGATCTG CCGGTGTGAAGAACTTGGAAATACCTCAAAAGCAAGAAGAGTCTCCAGCTGATGAAACACCTCAAAAGCAAGAAGAATCTCCAGCTGATGAAAAGATGCAGGAATCCCAGCCTTCTACTGAACTCTCAGAGCGTAGAAAGGCACTATTTGAACCATTGGAACCGGTTACAAATGCAAATGGCCGTAGGCCGTCAGCTGAAACTTTGCTACCCCCACCAGACTTTGATGCTGCATGTTACCCCAAAGGTTGGTTGGCTGGAAAGAGACGGAAGCTTGTAAATGTGGATGTTGTTGAAAGTATGCGAAGAATCGCTCTACAGGAAATGAATAGAAAG GATCGTGAAATAGATGGTCTGAACGAACAGTTGGAAGCGGATGCTCAATGCCTGGAGCATCTGCAAATACAGCTGCTAGAAGAAAGAAGCAAGCGTGCCGATGTAGAGAGGCAAAATGCTATGTTGCAAAGCCAGATAAATGTGCTTATGGACATGTATCAGGATAACGATGACATTGATGATGACGGTACAGATGATTCTTAA
- the LOC125859301 gene encoding protein HEADING DATE REPRESSOR 1 isoform X1: MEVRQQQKMEGILEGFSPVSSTPVLWKSRKRSVAGVKNLEIPQKQEESPADETPQKQEESPADEKMQESQPSTELSERRKALFEPLEPVTNANGRRPSAETLLPPPDFDAACYPKGWLAGKRRKLVNVDVVESMRRIALQEMNRKFKFNRNTNHMTMLQDREIDGLNEQLEADAQCLEHLQIQLLEERSKRADVERQNAMLQSQINVLMDMYQDNDDIDDDGTDDS; the protein is encoded by the exons ATGGAGGTAAGGCAGCAGCAGAAGATGGAAGGAATTCTTGAGGGATTTTCACCTGTTTCTTCAACTCCTGTTTTATGGAAGTCTAGGAAAAGATCTG TAGCCGGTGTGAAGAACTTGGAAATACCTCAAAAGCAAGAAGAGTCTCCAGCTGATGAAACACCTCAAAAGCAAGAAGAATCTCCAGCTGATGAAAAGATGCAGGAATCCCAGCCTTCTACTGAACTCTCAGAGCGTAGAAAGGCACTATTTGAACCATTGGAACCGGTTACAAATGCAAATGGCCGTAGGCCGTCAGCTGAAACTTTGCTACCCCCACCAGACTTTGATGCTGCATGTTACCCCAAAGGTTGGTTGGCTGGAAAGAGACGGAAGCTTGTAAATGTGGATGTTGTTGAAAGTATGCGAAGAATCGCTCTACAGGAAATGAATAGAAAG TTTAAATTCAACAGAAACACTAATCATATGACAATGCTGCAGGATCGTGAAATAGATGGTCTGAACGAACAGTTGGAAGCGGATGCTCAATGCCTGGAGCATCTGCAAATACAGCTGCTAGAAGAAAGAAGCAAGCGTGCCGATGTAGAGAGGCAAAATGCTATGTTGCAAAGCCAGATAAATGTGCTTATGGACATGTATCAGGATAACGATGACATTGATGATGACGGTACAGATGATTCTTAA
- the LOC125859301 gene encoding protein HEADING DATE REPRESSOR 1 isoform X3, whose amino-acid sequence MEVRQQQKMEGILEGFSPVSSTPVLWKSRKRSVAGVKNLEIPQKQEESPADETPQKQEESPADEKMQESQPSTELSERRKALFEPLEPVTNANGRRPSAETLLPPPDFDAACYPKGWLAGKRRKLVNVDVVESMRRIALQEMNRKDREIDGLNEQLEADAQCLEHLQIQLLEERSKRADVERQNAMLQSQINVLMDMYQDNDDIDDDGTDDS is encoded by the exons ATGGAGGTAAGGCAGCAGCAGAAGATGGAAGGAATTCTTGAGGGATTTTCACCTGTTTCTTCAACTCCTGTTTTATGGAAGTCTAGGAAAAGATCTG TAGCCGGTGTGAAGAACTTGGAAATACCTCAAAAGCAAGAAGAGTCTCCAGCTGATGAAACACCTCAAAAGCAAGAAGAATCTCCAGCTGATGAAAAGATGCAGGAATCCCAGCCTTCTACTGAACTCTCAGAGCGTAGAAAGGCACTATTTGAACCATTGGAACCGGTTACAAATGCAAATGGCCGTAGGCCGTCAGCTGAAACTTTGCTACCCCCACCAGACTTTGATGCTGCATGTTACCCCAAAGGTTGGTTGGCTGGAAAGAGACGGAAGCTTGTAAATGTGGATGTTGTTGAAAGTATGCGAAGAATCGCTCTACAGGAAATGAATAGAAAG GATCGTGAAATAGATGGTCTGAACGAACAGTTGGAAGCGGATGCTCAATGCCTGGAGCATCTGCAAATACAGCTGCTAGAAGAAAGAAGCAAGCGTGCCGATGTAGAGAGGCAAAATGCTATGTTGCAAAGCCAGATAAATGTGCTTATGGACATGTATCAGGATAACGATGACATTGATGATGACGGTACAGATGATTCTTAA